The region CGCCCGGGTGCTCAGTGACCACGCCGAGGAGGTCCTGATCGTCGAACGGGATCCGTCCGACGTGGACGCCGGACCACGACCGGGCGTACCGCAGGGCAGTCAGGTGCACGCCCTGCTGCCGGCGGGGCAGGCACAACTGGAACGCTGGTTCCCCGGCTTCGCCGCGCAGGCGTTCGCCACGGGAGCACCACGGCCGGCCGGCGGGATCGGCAAGGTCTTCATCAACGGGGTGCTGCGTACGGCGCCGATGTCCCGGCCGCAGATGCCGGGGCTGATCACCACCAGGCCGTTCCTGGAGGCACTGATCCGGAAACGGACGCTGGCCGTCGGGAACATCCGCCTCGTACCCGGCCGGGCCGACGGACTGGTCTTCGACGGCGACCGGGTCGCCGGCGCCCGGTACCTGCCGGCCGGCGCGGCCGAGCCGGTCACCGTGACCACGGACCTGGTGGTGGACGCAATGGGCCGCTCCAGCCGACTCGGCGACTGGCTACAGGACTCCGGCTGGCCACGGCCGCCAATGCGCCGGATGCCGATCAAACTGAACTACGCCACCGCGCTGTACAAGCGCGACGCCCAGGTGAGCGACGCCTGGGTGGCGGTCGCGCAGACCACCCCCGGCAACGGGCGGGTCGCCCGGATCGGCGGCATCAACTCGGTCGAGAACGACCAGTGGATCATGCTGGTCGCCGGTTACGACACCGATCGGCCCAGCCGCGACGCCGACGACTTCACCGCCCGCTGCCGGGACCACTTCCCGCAGGAGTTCCGGGACATCGCCGAACGCGGCCGGATGATCGGCGACGTGGTGACGTACCACCAGGCGGACAGCCGGCGGCGTGACTTCCACGAGGTGGACCGGCTCCC is a window of Micromonospora sp. NBC_01699 DNA encoding:
- a CDS encoding FAD-dependent oxidoreductase, which produces MPPSASRLFAQITTSERPTGNKVIMRRAVVLGGSVAGLMAARVLSDHAEEVLIVERDPSDVDAGPRPGVPQGSQVHALLPAGQAQLERWFPGFAAQAFATGAPRPAGGIGKVFINGVLRTAPMSRPQMPGLITTRPFLEALIRKRTLAVGNIRLVPGRADGLVFDGDRVAGARYLPAGAAEPVTVTTDLVVDAMGRSSRLGDWLQDSGWPRPPMRRMPIKLNYATALYKRDAQVSDAWVAVAQTTPGNGRVARIGGINSVENDQWIMLVAGYDTDRPSRDADDFTARCRDHFPQEFRDIAERGRMIGDVVTYHQADSRRRDFHEVDRLPAGLVAAGDAVASFNPIYGQGMTSATLHASCLSAYLRSDPALHDEPARAYFERVRVIVDAAWQISTFADLDLPHVDGPYPRGYRLIRWFANLVFRASMTDAVINERLARVTTMVEHPNALARPGTLWRALRAAG